A genomic region of Microlunatus sagamiharensis contains the following coding sequences:
- a CDS encoding chorismate-binding protein, translating to MQRVDFHPGEPHASERPSWFGEPVRTVVASSLDEVVPALRRVDEAASAGLWAVGLVAYDAAPALDRALTVPGQRGADDLPLVWFGLHEGPVPGPERPSDGVGVPGPWRERVGREAYGRAFAEVQAAIRRGDTYQTNLTLPLVADWDDSADDLARHEALLAAQGRAFGVYLDLGRHHVLSVSPELFFARRGSTVTTRPMKGTARRGRSSAEDEERLAALLASDKERAENVMITDLLRNDLGRLAVPGTVAVPALCVPERYPTVWQLTSTVTAEVPPSTTLADLFGALFPCGSVTGAPKVSTAGLISRVEPHARGLYCGAVGVVAPGGDATFSVAIRTLVADTRGGTATYGVGSGVTVDSTAAGEHDELLAKAAVLTATPRPPFDLLETLRLEDGSWWALEEHLRRLGSSAAYFDRDDPLVAAREALGEVAAAHPDGRWRVRLTVDEQGRASTSVQPLPPNPDGPVTLVLATEPVDERDVFLAHKTTWREVYAPHRAQADAAGADDALLRNRQGQVTETTIGSVALRDEDGWWTPPVSCGLLPGVERGLALADGRLRERVLTIAEVREAAARDALLCMNSVRGWRRATLL from the coding sequence GTGCAGCGCGTCGACTTCCACCCCGGTGAGCCCCACGCTTCGGAGCGGCCGTCGTGGTTCGGCGAGCCGGTCCGGACGGTGGTCGCGTCGTCGCTGGACGAGGTCGTGCCGGCGCTCCGAAGGGTCGACGAAGCCGCGTCGGCCGGGCTGTGGGCGGTTGGCCTCGTCGCGTACGACGCGGCTCCGGCCCTCGACCGGGCACTGACGGTCCCAGGACAGCGGGGCGCCGACGACCTGCCGCTGGTCTGGTTCGGGCTGCACGAGGGTCCGGTCCCCGGTCCCGAGCGTCCATCCGACGGGGTGGGCGTGCCGGGTCCGTGGCGCGAGCGGGTCGGGCGCGAGGCGTACGGGCGGGCGTTCGCCGAGGTGCAGGCGGCGATCCGACGTGGCGACACCTACCAGACCAACCTCACCCTGCCGCTGGTGGCGGACTGGGACGACAGCGCCGACGACCTCGCGCGCCACGAGGCGCTCCTGGCCGCGCAGGGGCGGGCGTTCGGCGTGTACCTCGACCTCGGACGTCACCACGTGCTGTCGGTGTCGCCGGAGCTGTTCTTCGCGCGGCGGGGGAGCACCGTCACGACCCGGCCGATGAAGGGCACGGCGCGGCGGGGACGGTCGAGCGCGGAGGACGAGGAGCGGCTCGCGGCGCTGCTGGCCAGCGACAAGGAGCGCGCCGAGAACGTCATGATTACCGACCTGCTGCGCAACGACCTCGGCCGGCTCGCCGTGCCCGGCACCGTCGCGGTGCCGGCGCTCTGCGTGCCCGAGCGCTACCCGACGGTGTGGCAGCTGACGTCGACGGTGACCGCGGAGGTGCCGCCGTCGACGACGCTGGCCGACCTGTTCGGCGCGCTGTTCCCGTGCGGCTCGGTGACGGGTGCGCCGAAGGTGTCGACGGCCGGGCTGATCAGCCGCGTCGAGCCGCACGCCCGCGGCCTCTACTGCGGTGCGGTCGGGGTCGTGGCGCCGGGCGGGGACGCGACCTTCAGCGTGGCGATCCGCACGCTCGTGGCCGACACCCGGGGCGGGACGGCGACGTACGGCGTGGGCAGCGGCGTGACCGTCGACTCGACGGCGGCGGGCGAGCACGACGAGCTGCTGGCCAAGGCGGCGGTCCTCACCGCGACGCCGAGGCCACCCTTCGACCTGCTCGAGACGCTGCGGCTGGAGGACGGGTCGTGGTGGGCGCTCGAGGAGCACCTGCGTCGCCTCGGGTCGTCGGCCGCCTACTTCGACCGCGACGACCCGCTCGTCGCCGCACGGGAGGCGCTCGGCGAGGTGGCCGCGGCGCACCCGGACGGTCGCTGGCGGGTCCGGCTCACCGTGGACGAGCAGGGTCGCGCGTCGACCTCGGTGCAGCCGCTCCCTCCGAACCCCGACGGTCCGGTCACCCTCGTGCTCGCGACCGAGCCGGTGGACGAGCGGGACGTCTTCCTCGCGCACAAGACGACCTGGCGCGAGGTGTACGCGCCTCACCGCGCTCAGGCCGACGCCGCCGGGGCCGACGACGCCCTGCTCCGGAACCGCCAGGGCCAGGTCACCGAGACCACGATCGGCAGCGTCGCGCTGCGCGACGAGGACGGCTGGTGGACCCCGCCGGTGTCCTGCGGGCTGCTGCCGGGCGTCGAGCGCGGCCTGGCGCTCGCCGACGGGCGGCTGCGGGAGCGGGTGCTCACCATCGCGGAGGTGCGTGAGGCCGCCGCTCGGGATGCGTTGCTGTGCATGAACAGCGTCCGCGGGTGGCGGCGGGCGACGCTGCTCTGA
- the pdxT gene encoding pyridoxal 5'-phosphate synthase glutaminase subunit PdxT encodes MTTTVLGPDALAPSPSKGPLVGVLALQGDVVDHRRVLGSVGARTRTVRRPEELVGLDGLVIPGGESTVIDRLSRRFGLREPLVAALRAGLPAYGSCAGMIMLADTLVDGLGDQQTFGGLDVTVRRNAFGRQVDSFETDLDLAGLDSPVHAVFIRAPWVERAGASVEVLASAHGHPVAVRQGSLLATSFHPEATGDHRVHGLFVDSL; translated from the coding sequence GTGACGACGACCGTCCTCGGGCCTGACGCACTCGCCCCGAGCCCGTCGAAGGGTCCCCTGGTCGGCGTCCTCGCCCTCCAGGGCGACGTCGTCGACCACCGGCGGGTGCTGGGGTCGGTCGGCGCGCGGACGCGGACGGTGCGCCGGCCCGAGGAGCTCGTCGGGCTCGACGGGTTGGTGATCCCCGGCGGGGAGTCGACGGTCATCGACCGGCTCTCGCGCCGGTTCGGGCTGCGCGAGCCGCTCGTCGCCGCGCTCCGGGCGGGCCTCCCGGCGTACGGGTCGTGCGCGGGGATGATCATGCTCGCCGACACGCTCGTGGACGGGCTGGGTGACCAGCAGACGTTCGGCGGGCTCGACGTCACCGTGCGCCGCAACGCGTTCGGACGTCAGGTCGACTCGTTCGAGACCGACCTCGACCTCGCCGGCCTCGACTCCCCCGTGCACGCGGTCTTCATCCGGGCGCCCTGGGTCGAGCGGGCCGGAGCGTCCGTCGAGGTCCTGGCCTCGGCGCACGGCCACCCCGTAGCGGTGCGGCAGGGCTCGTTGCTCGCCACGTCCTTCCACCCGGAGGCGACCGGGGACCACCGGGTGCACGGGCTGTTCGTCGACTCCCTCTGA
- the pdxS gene encoding pyridoxal 5'-phosphate synthase lyase subunit PdxS, translating into MSDISTQAATGTDRVKRGMADMLKGGVIMDVVDVEQAKIAEDAGAVAVMALERVPADIRAQGGVARMSDPDMIDGIIDAVSIPVMAKARIGHFVEAQVLQSLGVDYIDESEVLTPADYAHHIDKWAFTAPFVCGATNLGEALRRISEGAAMIRSKGEAGTGDVSNATTHMRTIRAEMRRLAGLSKDELYVAAKELQAPYALVAEVAETGKLPVVLFTAGGIATPADAAMMMQLGAEGVFVGSGIFKSGNPAQRAAAIVAATTFHDDPGMIAKVSRGLGEAMVGINVDDVPEPHRLAQRGW; encoded by the coding sequence ATGAGCGACATCAGCACGCAGGCCGCGACAGGCACCGACCGCGTCAAGCGGGGCATGGCCGACATGCTCAAGGGCGGCGTGATCATGGACGTCGTCGACGTCGAGCAGGCCAAGATCGCCGAGGACGCCGGTGCGGTCGCCGTGATGGCGCTCGAGCGCGTCCCCGCCGACATCCGCGCCCAGGGCGGGGTGGCCCGGATGAGCGACCCGGACATGATCGACGGGATCATCGACGCCGTCTCCATCCCCGTGATGGCCAAGGCCCGCATCGGCCACTTCGTCGAGGCGCAGGTCCTGCAGTCGCTCGGCGTCGACTACATCGACGAGTCCGAGGTGCTGACCCCGGCCGACTACGCCCACCACATCGACAAGTGGGCGTTCACCGCCCCGTTCGTCTGCGGCGCGACCAACCTCGGCGAGGCGCTGCGCCGCATCTCCGAGGGCGCGGCGATGATCCGCTCCAAGGGCGAGGCCGGCACCGGCGACGTCTCCAACGCCACCACCCACATGCGCACGATCCGCGCGGAGATGCGCCGCCTGGCGGGTCTGTCGAAGGACGAGCTCTACGTCGCGGCCAAGGAGCTCCAGGCCCCGTACGCGCTCGTCGCCGAGGTCGCCGAGACCGGCAAGCTGCCCGTCGTCCTCTTCACCGCGGGCGGCATCGCCACCCCGGCCGACGCGGCGATGATGATGCAGCTGGGCGCCGAGGGCGTCTTCGTCGGCTCGGGCATCTTCAAGTCCGGCAACCCGGCCCAGCGCGCCGCCGCCATCGTCGCGGCGACGACCTTCCACGACGACCCGGGCATGATCGCCAAGGTCTCGCGCGGCCTCGGCGAGGCCATGGTCGGCATCAACGTCGACGACGTCCCCGAGCCGCACCGCCTCGCCCAGCGCGGCTGGTGA
- the xylA gene encoding xylose isomerase — MEAAAPEASELDRTPKREDKFSFGLWTVGWQARDLFGEATRPVLAGAEAVHELAKLGAYGITFHDDDLVPPGSGAAERDRIIGEFKQALSDTGMVVPMVTTNLFSDPVFKDGGFTSNDRSVRRYALRKVMRNMDLAAELGAQTYVFWGGREGSEVDFAKDIRAALDRYREGIDMLAQYSIDKGYGLRFAIEPKPNEPRGDILLPSIGHALAFINECEHADMIGINPETGHEQMASLNYTHGIAQALWSGKLFHIDLNGQKGPRYDQDLVFGYGDLLQAFSTVDLLENGGPNGGPTYDGPRHFDYKPLRTESMVGVWESARANMELYIRLREKSKGFRADPEVQEALEAARVAELSQPTLNEGESYDALLADRSSFEDYDIDTAREQNYGFARLQRLAIEHLLGTRGA; from the coding sequence ATGGAAGCCGCAGCACCGGAAGCGTCCGAGCTGGACCGCACCCCGAAGCGCGAGGACAAGTTCAGCTTCGGCCTGTGGACCGTGGGCTGGCAGGCCCGCGACCTGTTCGGCGAGGCCACCCGCCCCGTGCTCGCCGGCGCCGAGGCCGTCCACGAGCTGGCCAAGCTCGGCGCGTACGGCATCACGTTCCACGACGACGACCTCGTCCCGCCGGGCAGCGGCGCCGCCGAGCGCGACCGGATCATCGGTGAGTTCAAGCAGGCCCTCTCCGACACCGGCATGGTCGTGCCGATGGTGACGACGAACCTGTTCAGCGACCCCGTCTTCAAGGACGGCGGGTTCACCAGCAACGACCGCTCGGTGCGTCGTTACGCGCTGCGCAAGGTCATGCGGAACATGGACCTGGCCGCCGAGCTCGGCGCCCAGACCTACGTCTTCTGGGGCGGCCGCGAGGGCTCCGAGGTCGACTTCGCCAAGGACATCCGCGCGGCGCTCGACCGGTACCGCGAGGGCATCGACATGCTCGCGCAGTACTCGATCGACAAGGGCTACGGCCTGCGCTTCGCCATCGAGCCCAAGCCCAACGAGCCCCGCGGCGACATCCTGCTGCCCTCGATCGGGCACGCGCTCGCCTTCATCAACGAGTGCGAGCACGCCGACATGATCGGCATCAACCCCGAGACCGGCCACGAGCAGATGGCCTCGCTCAACTACACGCACGGGATCGCCCAGGCGCTGTGGTCGGGCAAGCTCTTCCACATCGACCTCAACGGCCAGAAGGGCCCGCGCTACGACCAGGACCTGGTCTTCGGCTACGGCGACCTGCTGCAGGCCTTCTCGACGGTGGACCTGCTCGAGAACGGCGGGCCGAACGGTGGCCCGACGTACGACGGCCCGCGCCACTTCGACTACAAGCCGCTGCGGACCGAGAGCATGGTCGGCGTGTGGGAGTCGGCCCGCGCCAACATGGAGCTCTACATCCGGCTGCGGGAGAAGTCGAAGGGCTTCCGCGCCGACCCCGAGGTCCAGGAGGCCCTCGAGGCGGCCCGCGTCGCCGAGCTGTCGCAGCCCACGCTGAACGAGGGCGAGTCCTACGACGCCCTCCTCGCCGACCGGTCGTCGTTCGAGGACTACGACATCGACACCGCACGCGAGCAGAACTACGGCTTCGCGCGCCTGCAGCGCCTCGCGATCGAGCACCTGCTCGGGACCCGCGGCGCCTGA
- a CDS encoding carbohydrate ABC transporter permease, with product MATIASENVQTRDTAKSSRSGRHGRGAPERGAALRGTTRPNWLGGVLSFVWLAIVIIPIYWIVVTSFKSQSVYFLANPLAPPTEPTLENYQLVIENDFIRYFANSVIVTVGAIVPAVLLSFLASYAIIRNAHRRSLRFMNSLFLMGLAIPLQATIIPVYLLIIKLGLYNTLAAIILPSIAFAIPLSVLVLSNFIRDVPKELFESMRTDGATEWGTLWHLAFPLTRPALVTVTIYNALAVWNGFLLPLILTQDPDKRLLPLALWTFQGQYGVNVPAVLASVMLTTLPILVLYVVGRRQLLSGLTAGFSK from the coding sequence ATGGCGACGATCGCCTCGGAGAACGTCCAGACCCGCGACACGGCCAAGAGCTCCCGCTCTGGCCGTCACGGTCGCGGTGCTCCCGAGCGGGGCGCGGCCCTGCGCGGGACCACCCGTCCCAACTGGCTCGGCGGCGTGCTCAGCTTCGTCTGGCTCGCCATCGTGATCATCCCGATCTACTGGATCGTGGTCACGAGCTTCAAGAGCCAGAGCGTGTACTTCCTGGCCAACCCGCTCGCGCCGCCGACGGAGCCCACGCTCGAGAACTACCAGCTGGTGATCGAGAACGACTTCATCCGCTACTTCGCCAACAGCGTGATCGTGACGGTGGGGGCGATCGTCCCGGCCGTCCTGCTCAGCTTCCTGGCCTCGTACGCGATCATCCGCAACGCCCACCGCCGCAGCCTGCGCTTCATGAACTCGCTGTTCCTGATGGGCCTGGCCATCCCGCTGCAGGCGACGATCATCCCCGTCTACCTGTTGATCATCAAGCTCGGGCTCTACAACACGCTCGCGGCGATCATCCTGCCGTCGATCGCGTTCGCCATCCCGCTGTCGGTGCTCGTGCTGAGCAACTTCATCCGCGACGTCCCGAAGGAGCTCTTCGAGTCGATGCGCACCGACGGGGCGACCGAGTGGGGCACGCTGTGGCACCTCGCCTTCCCACTCACGCGGCCGGCGCTCGTCACCGTGACGATCTACAACGCGCTCGCGGTGTGGAACGGCTTCCTGCTGCCGCTGATCCTGACCCAGGACCCCGACAAGCGCCTGCTCCCTCTGGCACTGTGGACGTTCCAGGGGCAGTACGGCGTCAACGTCCCTGCGGTGCTCGCCTCGGTGATGCTGACGACCCTGCCGATCCTCGTGCTCTACGTGGTCGGTCGGCGCCAGCTGCTCAGCGGCCTGACCGCGGGGTTCAGCAAGTAG
- a CDS encoding right-handed parallel beta-helix repeat-containing protein — protein sequence MTTFHVATTGDDAADGSAERPFRTIDRGARAAHPGDTVQVHAGEYREWVVPRRGGLGENRRITYEAAPGEHVVVKGSERVTGWEQVAGPVWRVRVPNALFGDFNPYVEEIDGDWIVRPERDSPRRHLGEVYLDGVASTEVATVAEVGQPERRTEVTDHWTGIAQPVEDPDQTQRVWHAEVDHALDGGVTTITANFGDADPNAHLVEINVRRSVFYPLQHHLDFITVRGFELAQAACPWTPPTADQPALIGPNWARGWVIEDNDIHDAKCSAVSLGKEASTGHNWSTTRLDKPGYQYQLESVFSAEQIGWDAEHVGSHVVRRNHIHHCGQNGVVGHLGCVFSTIEDNHIHHIADRREFYGYEIGGIKLHAAIDVEIRHNYIHDCSLGTWLDWETQGTRVSRNVFARNSRDLFVEVSHGPYVVDHNVFGSPVSVESFSQGGAYVGNVLCGSLRLEKVMDRATPYHRAHSTQVAGYAVIYGADDRWVANLFLGGQGQESYGHGAEFNPRFGYGTALYDGHPTSFADYLALVDAQPPGDHDRYPSVPQPAYVRSNVYADGATAFEGEPDALVLDGPVAVRVVTEGEEVYLETELPEAFLGTGVGVVTGADLEHVRFAGLEFEERDGSPVVIDVDLLGERKEAGQTYPAFPVAGISTGTSRTRVW from the coding sequence ATGACGACCTTCCACGTCGCGACCACCGGCGACGACGCCGCCGACGGCTCGGCCGAGCGACCCTTCCGCACGATCGACCGCGGGGCGCGCGCGGCGCACCCGGGCGACACGGTGCAGGTCCACGCCGGGGAGTACCGCGAGTGGGTCGTCCCCCGCCGGGGCGGGCTCGGCGAGAACCGTCGCATCACCTACGAGGCCGCCCCCGGCGAGCACGTGGTGGTGAAGGGCTCCGAGCGCGTGACCGGGTGGGAGCAGGTCGCCGGGCCGGTGTGGCGCGTACGGGTGCCGAACGCCCTCTTCGGCGACTTCAACCCCTACGTCGAGGAGATCGACGGCGACTGGATCGTGCGCCCCGAGCGCGACTCGCCGCGCCGCCACCTCGGCGAGGTCTACCTGGACGGCGTCGCCTCGACCGAGGTCGCCACCGTCGCGGAGGTCGGGCAGCCCGAGCGCCGCACCGAGGTGACCGACCACTGGACCGGCATCGCGCAGCCGGTCGAGGACCCCGACCAGACGCAGCGCGTCTGGCACGCCGAGGTCGACCACGCCCTCGACGGCGGGGTCACGACGATCACCGCCAACTTCGGCGACGCCGACCCCAACGCGCACCTGGTCGAGATCAACGTGCGCCGCTCGGTCTTCTACCCGCTGCAGCACCACCTGGACTTCATCACCGTGCGCGGCTTCGAGCTCGCGCAGGCGGCGTGCCCGTGGACCCCGCCGACCGCCGACCAGCCCGCGCTCATCGGCCCGAACTGGGCCCGCGGCTGGGTCATCGAGGACAACGACATCCACGACGCCAAGTGCTCGGCGGTCTCGCTGGGCAAGGAGGCGTCGACGGGCCACAACTGGTCGACGACGCGGCTGGACAAGCCGGGCTACCAGTACCAGCTGGAGTCGGTCTTCTCCGCCGAGCAGATCGGCTGGGACGCCGAGCACGTCGGCTCGCACGTGGTGCGGCGCAACCACATCCACCACTGCGGCCAGAACGGTGTCGTCGGCCACCTCGGCTGCGTGTTCTCGACCATCGAGGACAACCACATCCACCACATCGCCGACCGCCGCGAGTTCTACGGCTACGAGATCGGCGGCATCAAGCTGCACGCCGCGATCGACGTCGAGATCCGCCACAACTACATCCACGACTGCTCGCTGGGCACCTGGCTCGACTGGGAGACCCAGGGCACCCGGGTGTCGCGCAACGTGTTCGCGCGCAACAGCCGCGACCTCTTCGTCGAGGTCAGCCACGGCCCGTACGTCGTCGACCACAACGTCTTCGGCTCCCCCGTCTCGGTCGAGTCCTTCAGCCAGGGCGGGGCGTACGTGGGCAACGTCCTGTGCGGCTCGCTGCGCCTGGAGAAGGTCATGGACCGCGCGACGCCGTACCACCGCGCGCACAGCACGCAGGTCGCCGGCTACGCGGTGATCTACGGCGCCGACGACCGCTGGGTCGCCAACCTGTTCCTCGGCGGCCAGGGCCAGGAGTCGTACGGGCACGGGGCGGAGTTCAACCCGCGCTTCGGCTACGGCACCGCGCTCTACGACGGCCACCCGACGTCGTTCGCCGACTACCTCGCACTGGTCGACGCGCAGCCGCCCGGCGACCACGACCGCTACCCGTCGGTGCCGCAGCCGGCGTACGTGCGCTCGAACGTCTACGCCGACGGCGCGACGGCCTTCGAGGGCGAGCCCGACGCGCTCGTGCTCGACGGCCCCGTCGCCGTGCGCGTCGTCACCGAGGGCGAGGAGGTCTACCTGGAGACCGAGCTGCCCGAGGCCTTCCTCGGCACCGGGGTCGGCGTCGTGACCGGCGCGGACCTGGAGCACGTGCGCTTCGCCGGGCTCGAGTTCGAGGAGCGCGACGGCAGCCCCGTCGTCATCGACGTCGACCTGCTCGGCGAGCGCAAGGAGGCCGGGCAGACCTACCCCGCGTTCCCCGTCGCCGGGATCTCGACGGGCACCTCCCGCACGCGGGTCTGGTGA
- a CDS encoding phage baseplate protein, whose protein sequence is MPQHPTRPSRRLTLSRRTFLGAAGGASLALGANLLGGATASAAVPAVGSFDLTAGSLPFLEGKLTADTHHTMQSFCFDPNNQRLFTISEPNGGTTGELAVTRMSYSGTVNGHMKLGKLGHGVSMAAERSGTDTYLWTEWNYDAATDRGRGIQRFKFVDGASSASPTYKGNPVADEGGVNVTPSVDHWNRLLALKYAAGGQSRFRVYDLDRASEGDFSQVLLQCTQPTLGGTFQGWTIFGSYAYLLFGTAYSSTNPKPGNTTLSKLNLTTGAFEQTAVHSNAFGSMVSREPEGMAGYIKADGEHRLYFGFVGHSGAKSSSQPDGIDRPISIAYKNVFG, encoded by the coding sequence ATGCCCCAGCACCCGACCCGCCCCAGCCGCCGGCTGACGCTCTCCCGCCGCACGTTCCTCGGCGCGGCCGGGGGTGCCTCCCTCGCCCTCGGCGCCAACCTGCTCGGCGGGGCCACCGCCTCCGCGGCCGTGCCCGCCGTCGGGTCCTTCGACCTCACCGCGGGCTCGTTGCCCTTCCTCGAGGGCAAGCTCACGGCCGACACCCACCACACGATGCAGTCGTTCTGCTTCGACCCGAACAACCAGCGGCTCTTCACGATCTCGGAGCCGAACGGCGGGACGACCGGGGAGCTGGCGGTGACACGGATGAGCTACTCCGGCACCGTGAACGGGCACATGAAGCTCGGCAAGCTCGGCCACGGCGTCTCCATGGCGGCCGAGCGCTCGGGCACGGACACCTACCTGTGGACGGAGTGGAACTACGACGCCGCCACCGACCGCGGCCGCGGGATCCAGCGGTTCAAGTTCGTCGACGGCGCGTCGTCGGCGAGCCCGACGTACAAGGGCAACCCGGTCGCCGACGAGGGCGGCGTGAACGTCACCCCCTCGGTCGACCACTGGAACCGGTTGCTGGCCCTCAAGTACGCGGCCGGCGGGCAGTCGCGCTTCCGCGTCTACGACCTCGACCGCGCGAGCGAAGGCGACTTCTCGCAGGTCCTCCTGCAGTGCACGCAGCCCACGCTCGGGGGCACGTTCCAGGGGTGGACGATCTTCGGGAGCTACGCCTACCTGCTCTTCGGCACGGCCTACAGCAGCACGAACCCCAAGCCCGGCAACACCACCTTGAGCAAGCTGAACCTCACCACCGGCGCGTTCGAGCAGACCGCGGTCCACAGCAACGCCTTCGGCTCCATGGTGTCGCGCGAGCCGGAGGGCATGGCGGGCTACATCAAGGCCGACGGGGAGCACCGGCTCTACTTCGGCTTCGTCGGCCACAGCGGCGCGAAGAGCTCCAGCCAGCCCGACGGCATCGACCGGCCGATCAGCATCGCCTACAAGAACGTCTTCGGCTGA
- a CDS encoding CocE/NonD family hydrolase — protein sequence MPLPRLLTPLTGLALVSAGLVGAGAAPASADPLASTAPAPAPATSAARAGDVDHGVTHDQNALVPAGASWTEHYFSSPQKDSPTKVELHADVLRPTGLRKGARTPVVLSVGPYFSHAGQTGVETDQTGPSQRFEDLITGAKLMDRGYTVVLVDLRGYGGSTGCLDWNGPGEQADIKRSIEWAAAQKWSNGKVGTYGKSYDAQTGLWANNLKPKGLEAVVSQEPLWNGYNYYYSNGVARPNNTGTPRAYNGIAQIPGTTGDSDRYKANATYEQTHPECLSRNLTAGTDNTSPDDDYWRDRDNISAAKGTRTPLFFTQGFTESNTKPEQMQTFLANHQGYEHGWMGPWEHVRGNEQDPTTGQLLQGRAGFFDEVIRFYDRYLKDEPSAVKDPRFAIQGSDGVWRAQASWPGRSTPSTVSLGRGRYTDTGPVRTTTPAAAGTTAGGTTPAPRVQQEVQSDGGQMDRQVRSHLESVPSSKAARSADAVPSSYLVFSKPVVRATRLTATPQVRLQTSGTGDVAVRLWEVDPATKQATLINENVARLQKGQTSFELKAMDWELAAGHQVAVSVGTIASGYWRPQPSQQVVTVKGAFLSLESQSPAKDKPTQGDKSAYLDGYKASNTIALDTVGGGTFTVKAPKK from the coding sequence ATGCCACTTCCCAGACTCCTCACACCCCTGACCGGGCTGGCGCTGGTCAGCGCCGGCCTGGTCGGAGCCGGCGCCGCCCCGGCCAGCGCTGACCCGCTGGCCTCTACGGCCCCGGCCCCGGCCCCCGCGACGAGCGCCGCCCGCGCGGGCGACGTCGACCACGGCGTGACCCACGACCAGAACGCGCTCGTCCCGGCCGGCGCCTCGTGGACCGAGCACTACTTCTCCTCGCCGCAGAAGGACTCGCCGACCAAGGTCGAGCTGCACGCCGACGTGCTGCGCCCGACGGGTCTGCGCAAGGGCGCCCGGACCCCGGTGGTCCTGTCCGTCGGCCCGTACTTCTCCCACGCGGGCCAGACCGGGGTCGAGACCGACCAGACCGGTCCGTCCCAGCGCTTCGAGGACCTCATCACCGGCGCCAAGCTGATGGACCGTGGCTACACGGTGGTGCTGGTCGACCTGCGCGGTTACGGCGGCAGCACCGGCTGCCTGGACTGGAACGGTCCGGGCGAGCAGGCCGACATCAAGCGCTCGATCGAGTGGGCGGCCGCCCAGAAGTGGTCGAACGGCAAGGTCGGCACGTACGGCAAGTCGTACGACGCCCAGACCGGGCTGTGGGCCAACAACCTGAAGCCCAAGGGCCTCGAGGCCGTCGTCAGCCAGGAGCCGCTCTGGAACGGCTACAACTACTACTACAGCAACGGCGTGGCCCGCCCGAACAACACCGGCACGCCACGGGCGTACAACGGCATCGCGCAGATCCCGGGCACCACGGGCGACAGCGACCGCTACAAGGCGAACGCGACCTACGAGCAGACGCACCCCGAGTGCCTGAGCCGCAACCTGACCGCGGGCACCGACAACACCAGCCCCGACGACGACTACTGGCGCGACCGGGACAACATCAGCGCGGCGAAGGGCACCCGAACCCCGCTCTTCTTCACCCAGGGCTTCACCGAGTCCAACACCAAGCCCGAGCAGATGCAGACCTTCCTGGCCAACCACCAGGGCTACGAGCACGGCTGGATGGGTCCCTGGGAGCACGTCCGCGGCAACGAGCAGGACCCGACCACGGGCCAGCTCCTCCAGGGCCGCGCCGGCTTCTTCGACGAGGTGATCCGGTTCTACGACCGCTACCTCAAGGACGAGCCGTCCGCGGTCAAGGACCCGCGCTTCGCGATCCAGGGCAGCGACGGGGTCTGGCGGGCCCAGGCGAGCTGGCCGGGCCGGTCGACGCCGAGCACCGTGAGCCTCGGCCGCGGTCGCTACACCGACACCGGTCCGGTGCGCACGACGACCCCCGCGGCGGCGGGCACCACGGCCGGCGGGACCACGCCGGCGCCCCGCGTCCAGCAGGAGGTGCAGAGCGACGGCGGGCAGATGGACCGGCAGGTGCGCAGCCACCTCGAGAGCGTGCCCTCCTCGAAGGCGGCCCGGTCGGCCGACGCCGTGCCGAGCTCGTACCTGGTCTTCTCGAAGCCGGTCGTCCGGGCCACGCGGCTGACGGCGACGCCCCAGGTGCGGCTGCAGACCAGCGGCACGGGTGACGTCGCCGTGCGGCTCTGGGAGGTCGACCCGGCGACGAAGCAGGCGACCCTGATCAACGAGAACGTGGCGCGCCTGCAGAAGGGGCAGACCTCGTTCGAGCTCAAGGCCATGGACTGGGAGCTCGCGGCCGGGCACCAGGTCGCGGTCAGCGTCGGGACGATCGCCTCGGGCTACTGGCGGCCGCAGCCGAGCCAGCAGGTGGTCACCGTCAAGGGCGCCTTCCTCTCGCTCGAGAGCCAGTCGCCGGCGAAGGACAAGCCGACCCAGGGCGACAAGTCCGCCTACCTGGACGGCTACAAGGCGAGCAACACGATCGCCCTGGACACCGTCGGTGGTGGCACGTTCACCGTGAAGGCACCGAAGAAGTGA